In the Flagellimonas sp. HMM57 genome, one interval contains:
- a CDS encoding SemiSWEET family sugar transporter, translating to METIEIIGLIAATLTTSAFVPQVYKALKHKSTADVSLTMYIVLLAGLILWIIYGIHLESLAIILANVITGILAITMLILKIIHK from the coding sequence ATGGAAACCATCGAAATCATTGGTCTCATCGCAGCCACATTGACCACCTCTGCATTTGTGCCACAAGTGTACAAGGCATTAAAGCATAAATCTACAGCAGATGTATCACTTACCATGTACATTGTTCTGCTTGCAGGGCTTATCCTTTGGATAATTTATGGAATCCATTTGGAAAGCCTGGCCATTATTTTGGCGAATGTGATTACGGGTATCTTGGCCATTACAATGCTTATTTTAAAAATCATACATAAGTAG
- the ald gene encoding alanine dehydrogenase, producing the protein MIVGVPKEIKNNESRVGMTPAGVFELVKNNHTVYVQAGAGEGSGFFDKDYQQAGATILGTIAEVYASSDMIVKVKEPIAEEYQLIKEGQIVFTYFHFASSEALTKAMIASKSICIAYETVEDDEGTLPLLTPMSEVAGRMAIQQGAKYLEKPVKGRGVLLGGVPGVAPGKVLVLGAGTVGIQAAKMAAGLGAHVTILDVNMKRLRYVNDVMPSHVVTEFSSEFNIRKLIKTHDLIIGGVLLKGAKAPNLITRDMLKEMRPGTVIVDVAVDQGGCVETTKATTHEDPVYIIDDVVHYCVANMPGAVPYTSTVALTNVTLPYVLKLANMGWRSACNLDKNLAKGLNIIEGEVVYEEITEAFNWEPAMA; encoded by the coding sequence ATGATTGTAGGTGTACCTAAAGAAATCAAAAACAACGAAAGCCGTGTTGGGATGACTCCAGCAGGGGTTTTTGAATTGGTGAAAAACAACCATACCGTTTACGTGCAAGCAGGAGCAGGGGAAGGAAGCGGATTTTTTGATAAAGACTATCAACAGGCCGGAGCTACTATTTTAGGAACAATTGCTGAGGTTTATGCGTCAAGCGATATGATCGTAAAGGTTAAGGAGCCAATCGCTGAAGAATACCAACTCATCAAAGAAGGACAGATAGTATTTACCTATTTTCATTTTGCCTCTAGTGAAGCATTGACCAAAGCTATGATAGCCAGTAAGTCTATTTGTATTGCATATGAAACCGTTGAGGATGATGAAGGTACGTTGCCATTGTTGACGCCTATGTCAGAAGTTGCCGGTAGAATGGCAATTCAGCAAGGGGCAAAGTACTTGGAGAAACCCGTAAAAGGAAGAGGGGTGCTTTTAGGAGGCGTCCCCGGCGTCGCGCCAGGCAAAGTTTTAGTATTGGGAGCTGGTACGGTAGGGATTCAAGCTGCAAAAATGGCAGCAGGTTTAGGCGCCCATGTTACTATTTTAGACGTGAACATGAAACGACTTCGCTATGTTAACGATGTTATGCCAAGCCATGTTGTGACCGAATTTTCAAGTGAATTCAATATCAGAAAACTTATAAAGACCCATGATTTAATTATTGGGGGAGTCCTTCTAAAAGGAGCCAAAGCTCCAAATTTGATTACGCGGGATATGCTAAAGGAGATGCGTCCCGGAACTGTAATCGTAGATGTTGCCGTAGATCAAGGCGGATGCGTGGAAACCACAAAAGCGACCACGCATGAAGACCCCGTTTATATTATTGATGACGTTGTGCACTATTGCGTAGCAAATATGCCTGGGGCAGTCCCTTACACCTCTACAGTTGCCTTGACGAACGTAACACTGCCCTATGTATTAAAGTTGGCAAATATGGGATGGCGCAGTGCTTGTAATCTCGATAAAAACCTTGCAAAAGGTCTTAATATTATCGAAGGCGAAGTAGTTTATGAAGAGATAACAGAAGCTTTTAACTGGGAGCCTGCTATGGCTTAA
- a CDS encoding zinc metallopeptidase: MMTYYILIGGIALISWLVSSRLKSKFKKYSKVHLRNGMSGAEIAQKMLDDHGISDVKVISTAGMLTDHYNPKNKTVNLSEGVYNQRNASAAAVAAHEVGHAVQHAQAYEWLTMRSKLVPVVSVTSGMSTWVVFGGLMLGAAAGVGLGYYIAIAGLVMMGFATLFSFVTLPVEYDASNRALAWLKQKNMVSQEEYAGAEDALKWAARTYLVAALGALASLVYWAFQVFGGRD; encoded by the coding sequence ATGATGACATATTATATATTGATAGGTGGGATTGCACTAATAAGCTGGTTGGTAAGCAGCCGATTGAAGAGCAAGTTCAAAAAATATTCGAAGGTTCATTTGCGCAATGGCATGAGCGGTGCGGAAATCGCCCAGAAAATGTTGGATGATCATGGAATCAGTGATGTCAAGGTAATTTCTACCGCTGGGATGCTTACCGATCATTACAATCCAAAAAATAAAACCGTAAACCTTAGTGAAGGTGTTTACAATCAACGTAATGCCTCTGCCGCTGCAGTTGCTGCGCACGAAGTAGGCCATGCTGTACAACACGCGCAGGCCTATGAGTGGTTGACCATGCGTTCCAAACTTGTTCCCGTTGTTAGTGTTACTTCTGGTATGTCCACTTGGGTGGTTTTTGGTGGATTGATGTTAGGAGCGGCTGCCGGAGTTGGTCTTGGGTACTATATAGCAATTGCCGGGCTTGTGATGATGGGGTTTGCCACATTGTTTAGTTTTGTCACCTTACCTGTGGAATACGATGCCAGCAATAGGGCTTTAGCTTGGTTAAAACAAAAAAACATGGTAAGCCAAGAAGAATATGCAGGTGCTGAAGATGCACTTAAATGGGCTGCCAGAACATATCTGGTCGCTGCTTTGGGAGCTTTGGCCTCTTTGGTTTATTGGGCATTCCAAGTTTTTGGCGGAAGGGACTAA
- a CDS encoding Lrp/AsnC ligand binding domain-containing protein — translation MKASNSSVKIDGIDKKILRFLMEDARRPILEIARNIGISGAAIHQRLRKLESSGLLSGSKFIINPKVLGYTTMAYIGIFLDKAMANPQAVKQLEKIPEVLECHYTTGNWSILIKVLCKDNEHLMVVLNKKIQQIEGVSRTETFISLNQQIDRQISI, via the coding sequence GTGAAAGCTTCTAACAGTTCCGTAAAAATTGATGGCATCGACAAAAAAATCTTGCGATTTTTAATGGAAGATGCCCGTAGACCTATTTTGGAAATTGCCCGAAACATAGGAATCTCTGGGGCAGCCATTCACCAACGATTACGTAAGCTGGAAAGCTCAGGCTTGTTATCGGGCTCTAAGTTCATTATCAATCCTAAAGTACTGGGATATACCACAATGGCCTATATTGGTATTTTTCTTGATAAGGCCATGGCCAATCCACAAGCCGTAAAACAACTTGAAAAAATCCCCGAGGTATTGGAATGTCACTATACTACTGGAAACTGGTCTATTCTTATTAAAGTATTGTGCAAGGACAATGAACATTTGATGGTTGTATTGAATAAAAAAATCCAACAAATAGAAGGTGTCTCCAGAACGGAAACCTTTATTTCGTTAAATCAACAGATTGACAGACAAATTTCAATCTAA
- a CDS encoding saccharopine dehydrogenase family protein produces MVRTILVLGAGKSTAYLLDYILEKSNKEKLQLTIGDLNPQHIPEHIASHPNCNVIELDIFNDEQRKNVIASTSLVISMLPPRLHIKIAEDCITFKKHLVTASYVSKEIAALDSDAKKNGLVFINEAGLDPGIDHMSAMEIIDRITNKGGKMLLFESFTGGLVAPENDSNLWNYKFTWNPRNVVVAGQGGAAKFIQEGTYKYIPYQKLFRRTELVNIDGYGSFEVYPNRDSLKYTEAYGLQDALTLFRGTMRRVGFSKAWQMFVLLGLTDDSYTVENSEGMSYREFINLFLPYSPTDSVELKLRHYLKIDQDDIRWGKLLELNLFDDTKKIPIKNATPAQMLQYILEDNWTLQKDEKDMIVMYHKFGYEINGEKKQIDANMVVLGENQSHTAMAKTVGLPVAIAALHILNGNITTPGVQIPISKEVYAPILSELKSYGIKFREYEVPYLGYNPDSIGN; encoded by the coding sequence ATGGTTCGCACTATTTTGGTACTTGGAGCAGGAAAATCCACTGCATACCTGTTAGATTATATTCTCGAGAAATCCAATAAAGAGAAACTTCAGTTAACCATAGGAGACCTTAACCCTCAACACATTCCAGAACATATTGCCTCGCATCCAAATTGTAACGTGATAGAACTGGATATCTTTAATGATGAGCAAAGGAAAAATGTCATTGCTTCGACATCACTTGTAATCTCTATGTTACCTCCACGGCTGCACATTAAAATAGCTGAAGATTGCATCACCTTCAAAAAACATCTGGTTACCGCATCCTACGTGAGCAAGGAAATAGCAGCCTTGGATAGCGATGCAAAAAAAAATGGACTTGTTTTTATCAATGAAGCTGGTCTTGATCCTGGTATTGACCATATGAGTGCCATGGAAATCATTGATAGAATTACCAACAAAGGTGGAAAAATGTTACTTTTTGAATCATTTACGGGAGGATTGGTAGCCCCTGAAAACGATTCCAATCTTTGGAATTACAAATTCACATGGAATCCGAGAAATGTAGTTGTTGCAGGTCAAGGTGGTGCAGCAAAATTTATCCAAGAAGGAACATATAAGTACATCCCTTATCAAAAACTATTTCGCCGTACCGAGTTAGTGAACATTGACGGATACGGCTCTTTTGAAGTATATCCAAACAGGGATTCCCTAAAATATACCGAAGCCTATGGCTTACAGGATGCATTGACATTATTCCGTGGAACTATGCGTAGAGTTGGGTTTTCCAAGGCATGGCAAATGTTCGTTCTTCTTGGGTTGACAGACGACAGTTATACCGTGGAAAACTCTGAAGGCATGTCGTATCGGGAATTTATCAACCTATTTTTACCATATTCTCCAACAGATTCCGTTGAATTAAAACTTCGACATTACCTCAAAATAGACCAAGATGATATTAGATGGGGAAAGTTACTAGAGTTGAATCTTTTTGACGATACAAAAAAAATACCGATAAAGAATGCCACTCCCGCCCAAATGCTTCAGTACATCCTTGAAGATAACTGGACATTACAAAAAGACGAAAAGGATATGATCGTGATGTACCATAAGTTTGGCTACGAAATTAACGGTGAAAAAAAACAAATAGATGCCAACATGGTCGTACTTGGTGAAAACCAAAGCCATACTGCTATGGCAAAAACTGTTGGCTTGCCCGTAGCAATAGCAGCACTCCATATTCTTAACGGTAACATCACAACTCCAGGTGTTCAAATTCCCATTAGCAAAGAGGTGTATGCCCCCATACTTTCAGAACTGAAATCGTATGGAATTAAGTTTAGGGAATATGAGGTGCCCTATTTAGGTTACAATCCAGATTCAATAGGGAATTAG
- a CDS encoding DUF423 domain-containing protein, with protein MNKTIMLMGIIFGFLAIVLGAFGAHGLEKVVDSNSIDTFEVGVRYQMYHALFLLFLGSWDGLLQKQKRIVFIFVLLGVLLFSFSIYLLAINSLVAFNFKQIAFVTPIGGTFLIIGWFLLGYYILTKKQHK; from the coding sequence ATGAACAAAACAATTATGCTGATGGGAATTATTTTTGGGTTTTTGGCTATAGTGTTAGGTGCTTTTGGTGCCCATGGGCTTGAAAAAGTGGTTGATTCAAACTCAATTGATACTTTTGAAGTGGGCGTACGCTATCAGATGTATCATGCATTGTTTTTACTTTTTCTCGGGTCATGGGATGGTTTGCTTCAAAAACAAAAACGAATCGTGTTTATCTTCGTTCTTCTGGGTGTTCTTCTATTCTCTTTCTCCATTTATCTGCTCGCTATCAATAGTTTAGTTGCTTTCAATTTTAAACAAATAGCATTTGTAACCCCCATAGGCGGTACTTTTTTAATTATAGGGTGGTTTCTTTTAGGATATTACATTTTGACTAAAAAACAGCATAAATAA
- the pckA gene encoding phosphoenolpyruvate carboxykinase (ATP) translates to MEAHIPTTKSISLTQYGIQHTNVHYQLSPQELQKLTIEKDMGKEASSGALAVNTGEFTGRSPMDRFIVRDSITEEKVWWGDINIPFESEKFDKLYNKMIAYLNEKELFARDCYACADEGYKMNIRVINEYPWSNMFAYNMFLRPNEEELKDFKPEWTVINAPGFVANAEIDGTRQHNFAILDFSKKIALVGGTGYTGEIKKGIFSALNFILPVYKNTLPMHCSANIGDSGDTALFFGLSGTGKTTLSTDPDRKLIGDDEHGWTKDNTVFNFEGGCYAKVIDLSQEKEPEIYAAIKQGAILENVIMDDKGVVDFSDTSITQNTRVSYPIYHIDNIQQPSIGENVKNIFFLTADAFGVLPPISKLTPAQAAYHFISGYTAKVAGTEAGVVEPQPSFSACFGAPFMPLHPAKYAEMLSKKMQESGVDVWLINTGWTGGPYGVGTRMKLKYTRAMISAALSGDLGLYSYDKYHIHSVFGVAQPRECPGVPTSVLSPRATWNDDEAYYKTAFKLTNAFRENFKKFESYASEEIRRGGPQRYAF, encoded by the coding sequence ATGGAGGCCCACATTCCAACAACGAAATCGATTTCGTTAACCCAGTATGGAATACAACATACTAACGTACATTACCAATTATCCCCTCAGGAATTACAAAAATTGACCATTGAAAAGGATATGGGCAAAGAAGCTTCTTCGGGAGCCTTGGCAGTTAACACGGGAGAGTTTACGGGAAGGTCTCCAATGGATCGTTTTATCGTAAGGGATTCCATTACAGAAGAAAAGGTTTGGTGGGGAGATATCAATATTCCCTTTGAGAGTGAAAAGTTTGATAAGCTCTACAATAAGATGATTGCCTACTTGAACGAAAAAGAACTTTTTGCACGCGATTGCTATGCTTGTGCCGATGAAGGTTATAAGATGAACATTAGGGTAATCAATGAGTATCCATGGTCCAATATGTTCGCTTATAATATGTTTCTTCGGCCTAATGAAGAGGAACTAAAGGATTTTAAACCTGAATGGACCGTAATAAATGCTCCTGGTTTTGTTGCCAACGCCGAGATTGATGGAACACGGCAACATAATTTTGCTATTCTGGATTTTTCAAAAAAAATAGCATTGGTCGGAGGCACGGGCTATACGGGCGAAATAAAAAAAGGGATATTCTCTGCCTTGAACTTTATTCTGCCTGTATATAAAAATACGTTGCCCATGCACTGTTCTGCCAATATTGGCGATTCTGGGGACACTGCACTTTTCTTTGGTCTTTCCGGTACTGGAAAAACCACACTCTCTACGGACCCTGACCGAAAGCTCATTGGCGATGACGAACATGGATGGACGAAAGATAATACGGTATTCAATTTTGAAGGCGGTTGCTATGCAAAGGTCATCGATTTGTCACAAGAAAAAGAACCGGAAATCTACGCGGCAATCAAACAGGGAGCTATTTTGGAGAATGTAATTATGGATGATAAGGGCGTAGTTGATTTTTCAGATACTTCCATTACCCAGAATACAAGAGTCAGTTATCCTATTTATCATATTGATAATATACAACAGCCTTCTATAGGTGAGAATGTAAAGAATATATTCTTTTTGACTGCAGATGCATTTGGTGTTTTACCTCCAATTTCCAAGCTTACACCTGCGCAGGCTGCATATCACTTTATTTCTGGATATACTGCTAAAGTCGCTGGTACAGAAGCTGGCGTGGTTGAGCCACAACCATCATTTTCTGCATGTTTTGGGGCGCCTTTTATGCCCTTACACCCTGCTAAGTACGCAGAAATGCTAAGTAAAAAAATGCAAGAATCCGGGGTCGATGTTTGGTTGATCAATACAGGTTGGACTGGAGGACCTTATGGTGTGGGTACCCGAATGAAGCTAAAGTACACAAGAGCTATGATAAGTGCAGCACTTAGCGGTGACTTAGGACTTTATAGCTATGACAAATACCATATCCATTCTGTTTTTGGAGTGGCACAGCCTAGAGAGTGTCCTGGCGTGCCAACTTCAGTGCTTAGCCCAAGAGCAACATGGAACGATGATGAAGCTTACTATAAGACGGCATTTAAGCTCACCAATGCCTTTAGAGAAAATTTCAAGAAATTTGAATCTTATGCCAGTGAAGAGATACGGCGAGGCGGTCCGCAACGCTATGCTTTTTAA